AGTTCCCCTTAACAGGAGAGTGTCGTCCGTTGATTCCATGACAATGGTGAAATTTTTCTGTGTTATTAGTATAGGTGTAAAACAAGGACGGCCTTTAAAAAAGCCTCACCTAAAGATTTTTAACTCAAgccattttttattgtttgaccTGCTGATGattcaaaaacatgaatatgCTGTTTTCGTTAATACTCCACACTCGACCACACGTCTGTCATCGAAATACCAGCACAATTACATGTAATGCTTGGCTAAGGCAATAATAGTTTCTGCAAAAAAGGAACTGATTTAAATGCCCGCTTGTGTGATTCTGTGCTTGAATTTGCGATGCGTGGGCCGGTGGAGTGGAACTCTCGAATGCTGGATATGTACTTATCCTAAGTGGAGTGTGACCTTCTCAGGGCCTTGCTATTACTCtccttggggtcccttgcagaTGGATTTTTCATTGCATTAATCCCCCAGATCAGGTGGGTTTTGTCAATGTGTTAAACTTTAATACTGCGGGTCATTTATCTTTACAGCGAAACCCGGGGTCTGTCAGCGGCCAGACGAGCTATTTCCTCATTGTATTTGGAGCAAAGTGGCGCAGGAACGAGGGAGAAGGCGAGCACTGATCACGGCTTAATTAAATCCTCATGTGTGGGGAGGGAAGGTATTCCAGCACCCCAGCGGCCCCCGCCACCGCAGAAACTACAACTCTCCAGGGAGGGGGgatttggttatttatttacaaaaataacttgGACACTTCATGTAAATTGTTATGCTGctgtgtttacattaatttggatttggggggagggggcgtgtTCTGGAGGTTCAGGCACCCAAATGAATAAGGTTACAACTGCAGTGATTCATTCCTGCAAGGCTGAGGGCAACTCGGAACACTGTTCACGAGTGTAAATATCTGTCTTCATTCCCGCAGATATGATTCCTGAACAGGGCCCAAAAACGATCCCTCATGTACAGAAAAAGGCAACAGAACACCAAAGTGGACATGGATAACATTAGCAATAAATGAAGTCAGATATCAAGGGGAATTTTTGCCATCAGTCTTTGAAATGTCCACCTTTCGCTTATTCTCACTGTACTTCACTGGCCCAGATCTCACTCATTTTGTCATCATTTTGAGTGTTCTAGAATGTCCCCCACTAACCTACATTTAAAAAGCCCTGGAGGTTGGCAGCACTCACACTGATGCTCGGGAacaacacagaagaaaaacGCAGTATTTTTTCCATGATGCAGTCTTTTTAATAAGGAATATTACATGATCTCTAACCTCCAACGGAATAAAAATCCAAAGACTATTACAAATGTGTGTCACCAAAGGTCCAGCGATTCCCAGTGAAGATCCccgtgaaaaacacaaaatttaataGTCATGTAGTGAAGGGACGAGGACGCAGAAGCATTTAAATGGTCCAgcagcaggagcggggattTACGTCCATATTCACGGGGTGGTGGTTCTTCtggattattttaaaattataaaatacgGTGATGAAGTCTGGTAACGTGCCCCTGTTCACTCTGCATTTTTTTACCGACAACCTCCGCctttatttactctgttttcgTTATTTGGTGCCTTGAATTtgagcttttattaaaaaaattgcgCCTCGGAAAAAAGTTTGCATGTCTGCGGAAATCATATCAGTAATTAGCAATAAATAATCCAACTGAAGCATTTGTGAGCATTTTGCGCATTTTCTCGATGCGGCAGGTCTCGCGCGCCGCCGAACCCGAgctcatcccccccccccgccccctccttctccaggatGATCAAAGCTTGCGCTGCGATGACGCGCTTTGATCAGCGCGAGCCCCCCGCCATCGCGGGGGTCCCCGAGGATGCTCCGAGCTGAGCTCGAGCGTCCGTGTCCCTCCGTCCGTCGCGCGCGTGCCCACCGTGTTCCTGCAAAAGTCGTGATATTTCAGTTAAAATCTTCCCTTTCTGACACAAAACCGTACAGATTTGCgggattaaaaaatgtaatttaaaaaacatcagttaaacaTCGACATACCTGCAGTTTTACTAGGaactaaataatttttcttttaactgacaCAAAGAGGTTTCTCATACGTGTCATTTTAagattttctgtaatttacaGTGTCAAAAAATGCTCTTTTGGACGTAAACTAAACTGTATATCCTCAAAAGCCGAGTTTCAGCGAACAGGAAGGCAGCTCTCAGTGAAGTGAGGCGTTCTTGggaattaataatttttaaaatccaatAGTAATAAAAATCAGTGACTTGATGAGATCATTTGGTCAGTTTCGAAGTGTCCTCTGTAGTGGTGTTAAACGTTACGCTGCCAAAAAAACCATCCTTCCctcattaaatgtaaaaaccatAGTTAATCAGGCGTtagtaaaaaattatttcagtctgGTTTGTGTAGACGTCACTTATAGCTGTAATATTTTACCCaaaaaagtcagataaatattCTCCCCACAATATGTGATTTATAATCAGAAAATCTGAAATGTCCATTGCTGGTGTGTGTTCTTCGGCGCAAACgacactgcaaaaaaataacgACGGATGGATTTGGTCTTCATGATGTAATTTTATATCCATATTTTTATGGCCTTCTCCgagtgtttttactgtgtgCTACTGCAAAAATATCACCGCACCTAAGTTACACTGCATCCTGCATTTAGGCCTTAATCTTTATCTTCCTTTTTGCACATTAAAAAGTGATACActtaaaacataacaaaaataaatgtttactttgtacTGGATAACTCGTGTGCTCCTTCACTTCCTAGAAAAGATTcgaaacaaaatacataaaacttgTTCTGGATTGGATTCAGTATTTCTATTCAATTTCGTTAAATGACGCACATAGAGGGCAcgttaatatttaatttacccGTTCAATAAATTGCAATCAAATTGTTAGTTTAAGATAAATTACAGAGAAGGGGTCATACAAATCCGAATTCTTCTAGTGGTGTTTCTGTGTTATGAATCCTTCATTTCGCAGCCTCGAGATGTAGTGTGAGGGACTGCGGGTGAAACTGGAATTAAAAATGACTTAATTCATTGTGCTCCTTTTTGCTGTGCAGTATCAGTATGTATTCGTGCAAATATTTGACTGGAATTATTCAAAGAAGAAAGCATCCGCAACGAGGAAATGTGCAGAATTAGTCACGTTTTGGGCACAACCTGCTCATCGCTGCTGTGGTGGTGTGTATTTACGCTGCAGGGTGTTTTTACACCAGCGATCGTGTCACTACGTTGAGTCGCGCTCTTTGCCACTCGCAGGGAATTGCATTGTTTTACACTTAGAGCGAGTAACACCGAATTACGTTGTTTACAGGGGCTTTTAACGGCTGGATCACCGGAGGAATTCTAGGAGGTTGGCTCGGGATTTAAAATCTGAACCTGACAAACAATGGACTGCTGAAAATTTATGAAattagaatgaatgaatgaatgaatgaatgaatgaatgaatgaatgaaatccCAATTCGGATATGAAGCTCTCAATGTCAGCCAGTTAAGTGCAAAATAATTTCCggtaaatgaaacatttcttttgtgTTCGGGCTGTTAGCTGCTGAAGGTCACGGATTATCTATCGActttattaaactttattaCAGTAAATGAATCGTTAATTGTTGTACAGTAAAACTATGCAGCAATAGCTTACTTCCATTGAAATGTCCTCAATTAaaatagttaatattttaactgaaagAACCATTCTAAACATCCCAGGTGGTAAAATGGGGAAATTTCGGGCTACGATACAGTAGTAGTACGTATATATAgctgtatttattcataattaaaTGGGAAAAGATGTAGGAATATTGCTGTGCACTGTTGTCTTTCTTTGCGTCTCTAGTTGCTAAATTCAGACTTTgttaaaaggggcagctggttcACCAAGCAAACGTGTcctctgtttattttctcttgCAAACAAATTCTCGGGGCTGTTTAGGCACTTGCTTGCGTGGTTAAGGTAAACATCGACTAATCTCGGTTCACACGCAAATACAAGGGTGTTGGCGTGTGTTTATGCTCCTTTCTCTTTGGTGTCTTCACGCCCTCAGACCCCCCTCTTTATTATCTTAAGTGGACCCCTGAGGGACTTTAAGGGTTCAGTAACAGCGcaccccgggggggggggggggttgaaagTGCTGATCCGGAGGAGGGGGGGCTACAAACTCAGGTAAGAGAGCCAACAAGAGCCGTTTGGCCTCGTCCATCCAGGAATTTGTCATTCGGAGGATGGAAAGGAAATACTGAACAGGTTCTGAACAGGTAACGACGAGGTGCtaaatgggatttgaacaagTACTGCGCAGGTACTGAACAGGCACAAAGGAAGTACTGAGCAGGTACTGAACAGGCACAAAGGAAGTACTGAGCAGGTACTGAAAATCACTGAGCAGATATTAAACAGGTACTGGACACGTACTATAGAGGTAtttggcacagctggtagtgtagtggttagaatcgctgtctttggacccaaaaggtcatgggtttgaaccttgcctctagctgtagtatacccttgagcaaggtgcttactctaaattgctccagtaaaaaaaattacccagctgtataaataggtaaataattgtaggtagattaacactgtaagttgctttgggaaaaagcatcagataaatgaataaatgtatttaaaagagTTCTGAACAGGTATTAAATGGGTGCTATACAGGTCCTTTATGAAGGGTTCTGAAGAGGTTCTGGACAGGCACAGCATGTGTCTGCCTGGTGCAATATGGAATATAACAGCTCCTTTAATCATCTCTGAGAGGGTCCAAGGGCTGCCATTTCATATCAACAGTTTCTCCCTGATGATCCCTGAGTTCACCTACAGTATCATTCACATATGAGATATATGAGTCAGATCTTGCAGAAGATAGGAAATATCACATATTTATCACTCGCTCTCCTTATCCGCTTGTCCAAGCCAGGGTCGCTGCggaccagagcctatcccagaaacacagggctcaagATGGATTATCCACTAGACAATATGTATTCCTGTGGTTTTTATATGAGTGCTTTACAGAtatagaaagaaaaacagaaaacagaaattcCACGGCATAATGCTGAATGAAAACTGTAATTGACTGTaagatgaaaatgaaggaatcaaaaatcttcttcttcttcttcttcttcttcttcttctgcattTCTGGAAGTTTATTTCAGTAATGAGGAATAAAgcaaatttttggaaaaaacagatGAATATTGCTACTACTCTACAAAAAATAGGTGTGCTATTAAAGCTAAGGATCTAAGATCAAATATAGAGTGATCCTTTGAGAGCAGAAGCTCACTGACTCATGCAGCAATAGTCtggatattatttttttatttctctccccTTTCTTCCAGTGGTCCACATCTGGAAGGAGAACGTCAGAGGATAATGATTTAATTGGTGTTTTTTCCTAATTGTCAACACACTGAACATATAGGGACTCGTTGTGTTATTTGATTTAAACAAACCGACTGTTACATGCGATGCCCCTAccttttgttattaaaaatgtaaagatacAAGTGGCTTGAGAATTCAAGCAttgtcttttattatttctctgGTAAGACTGCTGCATTGAATAGCAtgtttttccatgttcttcATCGTACCTTGCAGGGTCTATTCATCTTGCCGATGCTCAGACATTTATCCGAAGATGTCAATATCATGGTAATGCGACAGTACGTACAGTTGTTACAGTAAGAGAGGCTTACAACTGGGGGAGAGCCTGTTTTCTTATGCATGATTTGATTTCGGTACTTGGTTTATGGAACATTCCGGAATTGGACAAGATAAGGTTGTGTCATATGTGTATTATATGTGTCAAATACTTTGAGGATATCTTTTCAAAGTATGGATTGGAGCCAGCTGATTAGACAGCACCAAATAGGAGAAATTATTTAGAATTTTCTGGTTGTGAAAAAATAACTTTCATGTCACAGTCTCCAGTCTACTGAATGAAACAAACAGTAGtcatatttgaaaataattttatgttaaatgCTTTTAAGCTGTAAAGATGTTTTGATCAGATTTTATCTATCTTTTCCACACACCAAAAGTATGTTCAAAGTATACAAGATTatgtacattgacatttattcatttagcagatgcttttctccaaagaaggtATGTAGGCCTGTTTAAGTAATAAATCTAATTAAAATCAAGCCCAATAAACAGACAATGAACATGAGGGTCCTATCACGGCCCTAcatgtatttttgcatgtgacttaatattttattattatattacttcaAAATcccagaaaaaagaaactgatttttttaattaaatgaaaaaaacagtttatttgaatATGCATTCATCATGGAAGTGGtctaatttatttataacaataaaataacacattGACTTAACTTGTATAAGTGTCTGCATCATATGAAAGATAAAAATTGAGCTTTGCAGGAATAAGAAGCGTGATAAATGAGAATCATATCTATATTAATATCTGCATTGTTCAAAAGGGACGGCTGTGATTGCTGTAAAGTTTGAATCATGGTGTATTCTAATGGCAGCCTTTTTAATCCCAAGTAAACATATGGTAAAAGCAACGATTCTGACTTCCTAAGTGATCAGATATGCACAACAAAAAGGTCACACAATGgaataaaatatgaaagcaTCTCAATGGTAGATTTTCCtagttgttttctttattattatagtGGTATCTTCAGAAACCCTCAGTAATACACCCAGTGCATATTGTCACCGTCAAGAACCATGCCGGACAGGATTCCGAAGGAGGAATACAAGGACCAGGTTCACAGAGACAGAGGctgggacagggacagggacaggggacagggacagggacagggagagTGGATGCTGGCTGACTGATGGAGTCAGGTGCTCTGTTTCTAATTAACGTCTAATTTAGGCCAAAGAAGACCTCTCGAATTAGCGCTGCTCCGCTGGAGACCCAAAAGATCATCCCAGACATGTTTGGAGAAGAGATATTGGCAGACTTACATCCAGCACTATTAGTGCTCACAGGATTTGTGAGATATGTCACACCATTTCTTTGGGGccaagaaaagcatcacatggCAGCTAATCTCCCCTAACACTCGTAATGAGCTTTTTATTAAAGTCCATCTCGCCTGCATGGGTTCTAGTCTTTGAGTGGATACTATTACAGCATAATTGAATGTTATTATATCATTTTTGAGTAGTCAGAAAATAGCAAAGGTGAAGCATGCCGTTTATTTCTAATAAAGAACAAGGCCTGGTGCTGGAAATTACATCCAGGCTTGGATTCAGCTTTTCATGTGTGAAAGGAGAATGAAATtaagtaaaatgtttattaGATCACAGTAAAAAGAAGACATTTTAGAAGATGTACTTCTCAAAAGATACATTAGAAAGGTAAATAAATTTACTTCCAATGTCTTGTTTATTATACCAAGACAACAGGggaacataagaaaaaaaataaatacaggttTTATAATTATGCACAGAGCTCATTTACAATAAGAGAAATACGTACAATTAATTTCTACTCCCACTCTTTTCTGCAAATTCTTCATACACTAAGAATATATTCTGATATTCATATTCAGATACATAGCAGTATAGCAGCATAGCAATCTTCCATTTTAAGGTTTTcattgtaaataatattttttattaagtgcattttaatttgaaatttggGTAAAGCACAGGAAGTATGTTGCTAATaatatttattctctttttatttattctttctatttattttcttattgctgttatgtataaaataaacGTTGTTTATATTTTGCACGAATATATGCTCAGACCCTCCCTCCGGTGTAaatgatgtttatttatttatttttttttaataagtccTGTGCTATTTGGCCCCATTTTGTCCCAACATGAATGTCACCATATGGTGTTTTTGGCACAGACAATGTGATGTCTCTGTCACCATTCCATTCAGCTCTAATAGTTCCTGTAAAAAAAGGCACATCTATCACTGCAATCGATTATTAAAACGCCAGGAAGCCTGATGGATCAAACCTTTACCCGGTGCCCGTACACTGAGTGCTCTCCAGACgaacttactctgatttacaaTTGAAAATAATTCACTTAGTTGAGCCGGTCTGATGCGGGCAATGGGAACAAGCACAGAAATTGCCATCCCTCATTTGTAATTCTCTATATCACTCAATTCcaccaaaatgtaataaaagagaTGCTGCCGATAATTAAGTGCAGATACACCAGAAATGTCCAAAGACTAACAATACCGGTTTTGTAATATCTCTGTtgttcagaattaaaaaaaataaaaataaagaaaaagaataaatctgCAGAGGAATAAATCTGCATGTTTCATGTTTAGAATTCCAGACAGAAATGCTACACATGTTCTACTTTGTAAAGACtgcttaaaataaaagcacgTTTATGTTGCTGTAATCTTCTGTCAAAGATGAGAAAtgctaataaaataattttaaaaaatacacttttcaagcttttatttaaaaatgaattaataacttTTATTAGTAATTCATGGCCCGAAAATGCAGCTTCATTCCGTCATATGTGTGTCAGTAAGTTACCAAAAATATCTTTGCACATTAAATACAGTTAACAACACGACGGTCCTTAAACCATAAAAGTCAACGAGTGCTGCTgcagaaaactgaataaaactgAGCAATTCGAAATATAAGGAATATTggaagtggaaataaaaacagcGAAGTCACACGTTTTATTCTGCTGTTATGAGCAGTCGAGATTGAAAGAGATTAAAAGACTTACTTTTGTAtatagaaatgtgtgtgtgtgtgtgtgtgtgtgtgtgtgtatatatatatatatatatatatatatatgtgtgtgtatgtgcgcatgTGTTTGTAGGTTTgctatatgtgtatatatatatatatatatatatatagacatatgcatatatatataccaaatatttgctatatatatatatttcgtATTTGCTATATACATGAATAGCAAATACTAAATATATGCTATGTATGCATATTTGGTGCCAAATGTTTGCGTATTATAGTGTTACAGTTAGGAGACGGTTGTAGAAGACAGCAGGAGGACAGTAAAGAGGACATGGACacctacctgctgccctgagcTCAACTGGACTCCAAAGCCCTCAGCATCCAGCACCTAGAGCCCCTGTGCACAGTGTGAGCTCTGATTTAGACGCGCACCTTTGTGAAAGTGCAAGTGATGTGTCTAAGAAGAAATGCTTTTCGTGTTCCTGCCTCACCTGCGCGTGAGTTCGGGAGAAGCCTGAGAACAAGAGTCCTTGGACACTATCGAAATATCGGAGTTATTTGTAAGACACTTTATAGCGTTTTCACTGCGGTGTAACTCAAAACCGTGCGGAGACCTCTCCTTTTTTCTCATAATCAATTCCAGATTTTTtcgtttctgttgtttttttttttttggagagggggaacaaaaaaaaggatgagCTAATAAATTTAAGCAAGCCGCCACGGATGGACGTTTCATCTGGATGAcattctcctttcttttcctctcttcccaTTTCTCAGCCCATCCACTGATGCGGAGGAAGCAGAGGAGCGCAGGAAGAATGAACTTTCAGCTGCCCTGTACTTCGCTCGAACACCAGAAAAGACACTTTATTGACTGAGCCCGGTTAAAAAGGCTACCCTGCgttcttactttttaaaaaattcctaGACGCAGAATGCCAATAATTTActgctgaaataataaatacaacacTGCTGCCACGCTTCTAATTTATAATATCTGCACGGCTCTGTCTGTGAACTACAAATTCAACACGCATTTCAGTAGCGCAGAAGTTTTTATCATTCCGGaatcataaattaaaaacagatatTCATTTCATGCAATGCCACTGAGCAATGGTACTGTAGttattactgtacatatttcatattcacatATTCGCCCCATGCCATGCTTGTTATTCCTTCATAGCTCCAatttccctccctttttcaTATGATGCAGACACTTCTGGAAGTAAAGTCAATGTGTAAGTCGTTTTCACATCTCACACGACATGATCTAAGTTCTTATATCGGCAAATTCTACCTTACTTTTATAACATATTAATAACGAAATCAGTGGTGGAGCTGCTCTTAACCAGCCGTGacgtaacacacacagaggtatgtatttatttttaaaggcgTCCATACTCTCGCTTTTTCACTGAAAGACAGTGTTTACATGGAAAACACGTGGTTCCCTTAAGTAGAAAGCAGGGCAGCAGATGGATACATAAACCTTTTTCAATCCTTTAAATTTTGTAAGGCAGGgcggggggcggcggcggcggcggcggtggtggCGGTGGGGAAACTCCTCCTATTCCTGCGTCCAATTAATTAAAGTGGCGTGGCCCTTTAAGACTCGGCACCCGAGGTCGGTGAacgagtgaatgagtgaatgggTGAACGGTGTAGAGTTTCTCTAATTGATCCTCGCCCAATCAACAATAACACGACTAGTTAGCAGTCGCCTGCTTTTCCTTCTTCCTTGAGatcctcagtgtttttttttttttttggtttttttttttttttttttttcccctcggtAGCAAATCAGCCTGAGGGCAGTGCCGTTATACTGCCTACTTTTAAAGGACCTTAATGGAGCTCCTCAGAAGAAGTCCGTCTTTCTCAAAGGGAATACAATTCTCGTGCGCGTAGGAGCACAAGCCGCAGCAGAAGATGATGGTTCTTTCGCGCGAACTTCGCAGGCAGGAGAAGAGCTGAGCGCGCGACACTGGGGAGACGAGGGGGGGGGCGAGAGCAGCGCAGAGAAGTGTGCGAGCGCGGACTGAGCCGGGGAAGTTTCGATGACCTTTTGAATGCGATATAGCGCGCTGCTTCCACAGAGACACGTTCCGCGGGACTGCGATGAGCTCCACTAGAGACATGAAGGCGGGATCCGCGTTGCAGTCCAGCGGAGAGGAGCGCAGGCGAGCGCCCCTGGATCAGCTCCCACCGCCGGCCAACTCCAACAAGCCCCTCACCCCGTTCAGCATCGAGGACATTCTGAACAAACCGTCCATCAAGAAGTCCGTCTCGGCCACGCTCTGCGCGCCCAGGGCTCTGGAGAAAGTGGCCGCATCGGGGGCCACCAGGAACGGTATAAACACCCCGTCGTCCCCGCTGTGCGCCCTGGAGGAACTGGCCAGCAAAACGTTCAAAGGTCTGGAAGTGAGCGTCATTCAGGCTGCAGAAGGTACCCGCCTCGGACCCGTCGCTCCTGAAAAAACACCCTTTCTTCGGTGTTTTGTAGCGTGCTCACCAACAcggtctgtgtctgtgtgtgtgtgtgtgtgtgtgtatgtgtgtgtgtgcgtgtgtgtgtgtatgcgcctGTGATGGAATGCGTGTAAGTGTCCGACGGCATCTGCGGCGCGGGGCCCGGGCTTCACAGCGCCGTGTGTCTCCGGTGTGTTTCAacttttttatacacacacatatgtgtagAAGTATAACTATGTGTATGTATCCTTTTTTTCGAATAAACCTTTACGATCAGCGGGATCGCATCATGTAACCTAAAGAGTTTAACGCACAGATGAACAGAGGTGACACCTGCAGAGTCCGGAAcgattacattattattattattattattattattattattattactacagtaataATGATTTTTAGACCGTTTCCATCGTAAAACTTTTCTTCCCTTGTAACagcaatataatataatattataggATGTCATAGCAGAAACAAACCTTGTTGTTTTGCGTCGTGATTTCAGTCCCGTGAGACAAAGTGCCATTTCTGTaagaaactgattttattaGAGTGAACatgaaagaaactgaaattgatgtttttgttttttatttctttctggaGAATTTATcgacaaaacaaaatgaaaacaaagtagCTGTTGCACTCTTAAATAAATGATTCAAAAGGACACTGAACGTCATCTCCCAAAAAACACTGGGACAGAAAGTGAATATTTTGTACTCATAGTCCTGTCACGATTGGCTGCCCTTGTTGGTGTTCCTCaataaaactgtttcattttaCTAGTAAGTGGAATATTTGTAGTGGCTTCATTCAAGACTATAACATTTGCAGTGCACTAGATGTACACTGATGTATgagaaatagtggaaaatatGCAGACGAGTAAATGGCAACATTGTGCATCCTATATACCCGAAGGCCTCTAATAGGGTCTCCTCCTCAGTTATGGGAGTTTAATCAtcctcttgtgtttttatttaaggtCGCGAGCACCTGAGCGCTTTCGGTCAGAGACAGGCCTCGAAAAAGAGACGGAAGTCCCGCACCGCTTTCACAAACCATCAGATCTACGAACTGGAGAAGCGCTTTTTGTACCAGAAGTACTTGTCCCCCGCAGACAGGGACCAGATAGCGCAGCAGCTGGGTCTGACCAATGCCCAGGTCATCACCTGGTTCCAGAACAGACGGGCTAAGCTCAAGAGAGACTTGGAGGAGATGAAAGCTGACGTGGAGTCGCTGAAGAAGATTCCACCGCAGGCTCTCCAGAAGCTCGTGAGCATGGATGAGGCCGACGAGCCGCAGGGCAGCTCAGGGGCAATATCCCCAAGCATCTCTCCGTCCTCCCAAGGACATGGAGTGTTCCCCCAGTCCCCTTTCTCATCCAGAGACCAAACCACCGACGAGTTCTCAGAGGAGGATGAAGAAATCGAAGTAGATGATTGAAAGCAGGCCTGGGTTGTACATGGGGGGCACTTTCCAAACTGCATGGACAGGGACTATTTTGGGAAGTTACTGTTAAATGGATGGACATTTGATTTgacacttttatttatataaaggATTGTAAAAAGATAAGAATGACACAGCTCCAAGTTAACACCTCCGAGATGCTCCTGTATCAGCTTCTGCCAGCTAAGTGAGGAATGATAatggaaattacttttttagaGTACCAAATTGCTTTGAATTGTGGTACAAGATTTCAAAGTGTGTATGTACCTTTTGCGTTCccattacttttatttgtttgggGGGTGGACAATTGCAGTTGGCCTTTTTTGGTAAACCATAAATCACACTCATTTCTTTTATAGCTGCTATGAAAACACTTCTGccaaataagtgttttttttttttatcctcagATGTCTGTAGGGAAggaatgcacattttttaaagaacgTGACTATTTTATTgcctttaaaatacacatttaaaacaatgtattgTGAACACAAAATCGAACAAGAGCTCAAATGCATCCCCCAGATCGGAGAGGTTTAGTTGTCTTGAAATTAAAGAcctatttgtcattttttacgTATTATCAG
Above is a genomic segment from Scleropages formosus chromosome 5, fSclFor1.1, whole genome shotgun sequence containing:
- the lbx2 gene encoding transcription factor LBX2 is translated as MSSTRDMKAGSALQSSGEERRRAPLDQLPPPANSNKPLTPFSIEDILNKPSIKKSVSATLCAPRALEKVAASGATRNGINTPSSPLCALEELASKTFKGLEVSVIQAAEGREHLSAFGQRQASKKRRKSRTAFTNHQIYELEKRFLYQKYLSPADRDQIAQQLGLTNAQVITWFQNRRAKLKRDLEEMKADVESLKKIPPQALQKLVSMDEADEPQGSSGAISPSISPSSQGHGVFPQSPFSSRDQTTDEFSEEDEEIEVDD